One genomic region from Uloborus diversus isolate 005 chromosome 2, Udiv.v.3.1, whole genome shotgun sequence encodes:
- the LOC129216409 gene encoding uncharacterized protein LOC129216409 yields MSEKLIFETKHVKLPKLNIQKFYGDCTQFYSFYNTFKVSIHENETLSKTEKFNYLKSYLGGPAANAIAGFEISDENYDSALQILKERFGQKDVIINSHMNKLLNLSPVYKITDIPKLKRIHNEIEVNVRCLSALGLESNSYSSMLLAVVLKIIPHELALEYNRQNKKISCVPDINQFLNFLQTEILTRERTYSCRSKPIESNSKNKNSPLSNRQDSALNSTSGFFVAAKNGNEAFADKKTDNCLFCKKEHDVLNCRLSVEKKRNVLKNQGRCFLCLGLRHRLKDCLSGRNCKYCSGKHNENICYKFNNLANDKSNKESLVGNGTENVISAVSHMGNRNRTLLQTSYVFAKNEILDSNCGTRVLLDCGSMRSFTTQNIANKLKCKVLRKEKLSVYTFGSKTPIEKHYDVIKLTLINRNSPDLKIEIELLVTDEISGSNIPPPEVEDSKGMKLLKNMTLADFPESKEPITTLIGADYYYNVVTGNIKHLSKTLVAVETIFGWCLQGKKSENNFSLMMNVVVENSAISEQIQKFWDLETSGLIDSKQDADPTESEIMRQFESQIKYENKRYTVGLPWKLEKRDLKDNRKIAEERFSRLRNRFYRNPELYFEYKKVIEDYLRQKIIEPVINTDEEDEVKFYLPHREIIRKDRETSKLRIVFDASSHDSNCLSLNDCLHIGPNLYSEIFDILLRFRFHPIAYTTDMKQAFLPISLKEEDRNVTRFFFTDDPSDESIAPQYTEKYPVTTKFLNDNIYVDDIICSLASVEEALSHTLESIVIFEDASLSLHKWRTNSKTLRELWKKHGVISSDNAESLKEENMTYKVLGIAWDNLKDILYFDVGDLVKFVSRRTDTKRYVLQVIGRIFDPIGILGPFTVRIKCLMQQIWALRIDWDDRLPEDLSSLWRSWCEEVSQLTEISIPRHYFSENLNIDIKTLELHFFCDASMKAFGTVAYMRVLSRNEDVRTAFVASKNRVAPIKSLTLPRLELMAAVLSAKLSFNVLKSLKRDIPCYFWSDSKITIFWIKGNPEKFKPFVKNRVEEIRKFTAPSDWFFCPGKVNPSDTLSRGAKVSKLLEDPTWLTGPQRLKNSPEYWPKSENDEAINTEELEYRKKSKDIFQCECLVEEKENPINITKFSNMEKLVKITAWVKKSIMKFRKISNIENTLTAEELIETENHLIRLEQKIFFKEDYESLKNGDPIQKDSDLFNFLPFMDENEIIRLGGRLEFAELSTEERHPIILPKRSWLTFLITRREHEKMMHGGTACTLARIRQRFWIPKGRQLVKSVIKKCLICQKYLSKAANQITAPLPFDRSNASPPFSVCGLDFAGPIYVKIFKEVRKSYIVLFTCAITRSIHLELVSDMTTDSFLLALRRFLARRGNCKVIYSDNAKTFKRARKEIEDLSKIISDKLLSQFLTKERIVWKNIIERAAWWGGFYERLVKSVKDCLRKIVGKALLNFEEMSTLLTEIETVLNLRPLTYVYNDNSEPLPLTPMHFLNFGREPQYPINFAGIVENESKRSSLLKRKKYQSLLLRQLWIKWKQQYLLDLRTVHSLNNPNKQPALKIGDVVLIEEDSKNKLLWKLGKIERAFLGRDNNVRSYEVKTASGLLRRTIQHLYPLEL; encoded by the exons ATGAGCGAGAAATTAATATTCGAAACAAAACACGTGAAGCTTCCAAAATTGAACATTCAAAAGTTTTACGGTGATTGCActcaattttattccttttacaaCACTTTCAAAGTCTCGATTCATGAAAATGAAACGCTTTCAAAAACTGAGAAATTTAACTACCTAAAAAGTTATTTAGGCGGCCCTGCAGCTAATGCAATTGCGGGTTTTGAAATTTCAGATGAAAATTACGATTCTGCACTTCAAATATTAAAAGAACGATTCGGACAAAAAGATGTCATAATTAACAGCCATATGAACAAATTGCTTAACTTATCTCCTGTTTACAAAATTACCGACATTCCAAAGCTAAAACGGATTCACAATGAAATAGAAGTTAACGTTCGGTGCCTTTCCGCTTTAGGATTGGAGTCAAATTCCTATTCTTCAATGCTGTTAGCAGTAGTATTGAAAATAATCCCCCATGAATTGGCATTGGAATATAATCGACAAAATAAGAAAATCTCTTGCGTTCCAGACATAAATCAATTCTTGAATTTCTTGCAAACAGAAATATTAACAAGAGAACGAACTTATTCGTGTAGGTCGAAGCCAATTGAATCAAACAGTAAGAATAAAAATTCACCTTTGTCTAATAGACAAGATAGCGCTCTAAATTCCACCAGCGGTTTTTTCGTTGCTGCGAAGAATGGAAATGAAGCTTTCGCTGATAAGAAAACGGATAattgtttattttgcaaaaaagaacACGATGTTCTCAACTGTCGCTTAAGtgttgaaaaaaagagaaacgtatTGAAGAATCAAGGTAGATGCTTTTTGTGCCTTGGATTAAGACACCGTTTGAAAGATTGTTTATCGGGAAGGAATTGTAAGTACTGTTCCGGtaaacataatgaaaatatttgctaCAAGTTTAACAATTTGGCTAACGATAAATCTAATAAAGAATCTCTTGTGGGCAATGGGACggaaaatgtaatttctgctGTATCGCATATGGGAAATAGAAATAGGACTCTTTTGCAAACGAGTTACGtgtttgcaaaaaatgaaatcttaGATTCGAACTGTGGTACACGCGTTTTGCTGGACTGTGGTTCGATGCGTAGCTTTACCACGCAAAACATagctaataaattaaaatgcaaagtactaaggaaagaaaaattatcagtGTACACGTTTGGAAGTAAAACCCCGATCGAAAAACACTACGATGTCATCAAACTTACGTTAATCAACAGAAACTCTCCCGacttaaaaatagaaattgaacTGTTGGTTACAGACGAAATATCAGGATCAAATATTCCCCCTCCCGAAGTTGAAGACTCTAAGGGTATGAAACTCTTAAAAAATATGACACTCGCGGATTTTCCAGAAAGTAAAGAACCCATTACAACTTTGATTGGTGCTGATTATTATTATAACGTTGTAACGGGAAATATTAAGCATTTGAGCAAAACACTAGTTGCAGTTGAAACAATTTTCGGTTGGTGTTTACAAgggaaaaagagtgaaaataacttTTCCTTAATGATGAATGTAGTCGTAGAAAATAGCGCGATTTCAGAACAAATTCAGAAGTTTTGGGACTTAGAAACTTCAGGTCTTATTGATTCGAAGCAAGATGCTGACCCAACAGAAAGTGAAATCATGAGACAATTCGAGTCTCAGatcaaatatgaaaacaaaagataTACAGTGGGGTTACCCTGGAAGTTAGAAAAGCGGGATTTAAAAGATAATAGGAAGATAGCTGAAGAGAGATTTTCTAGACTTAGAAACAGATTTTATAGAAACCcagagttgtattttgaatacaaaaaggTGATAGAAGACTATTTACGACAAAAAATTATTGAACCAGTTATTAACACAGATGAGGAAGACGAAGTTAAATTTTACCTGCCCCACAGAGAAATAATTAGGAAAGATCGTGAGACGAGTAAATTGCGTATAGTTTTCGATGCCTCCTCTCATGATTCTAATTGTTTATCTTTAAATGACTGTCTTCATATAGGTCCAAAtttatattctgaaatatttgatattttattgagaTTTCGCTTTCACCCCATTGCTTATACAACGGACATGAAACAAGCATTTTTGCCAATTTCGCTCAAAGAAGAAGATCGAAATGTTACTCGTTTTTTCTTTACCGATGACCCCTCAGACGAATCTATTGCACCCCAG TATACTGAAAAATATCCGGtgactacaaaatttttaaatgataatatttATGTCGATGATATCATCTGTAGTCTTGCATCTGTAGAGGAAGCCTTATCTCATACATTAGAGTCCATAGTAATTTTCGAAGATGCTAGTTTGTCACTACACAAGTGGCGCACTAATTCGAAGACCCTACGCGAATTGTGGAAAAAACATGGAGTGATTTCGAGTGATAATGCCGAATCCCTCAAAGAAGAAAATATGACTTACAAAGTCTTGGGTATAGCATGGGACAACTTAAAGGACATTCTTTATTTTGATGTTGGAGATCTAGTCAAATTTGTTTCTAGAAGAACTGACACTAAACGTTACGTGCTCCAGGTCATAGGACGCATCTTCGATCCTATCGGAATTTTAGGTCCTTTTACAGTGAGAATTAAATGTTTGATGCAACAGATTTGGGCGTTACGTATTGATTGGGATGACAGATTACCCGAAGATCTAAGTTCGTTATGGAGAAGCTGGTGCGAAGAAGTTTCTCAACTGACGGAAATTTCAATCCCACGCCATTATTTTTCCGAAAACCTAAATATTGATATCAAGACTCTTGAACTTCATTTCTTTTGTGACGCAAGTATGAAAGCATTTGGAACAGTTGCCTACATGCGTGTTTTATCTCGAAATGAAGACGTTCGAACGGCCTTTGTAGCTTCTAAAAATAGAGTTGCTCCGATAAAATCTCTTACATTGCCTCGGCTGGAGCTCATGGCTGCAGTACTGTcagcaaaattaagttttaatgttttgaaatccTTGAAACGTGACATTCCGTGCTATTTCTGGTCTGACTCGAAGATAACAATTTTTTGGATAAAAGgaaatcctgaaaaattcaaaccTTTTGTCAAGAATCGGGTTGAAGAAATTCGCAAATTCACAGCACCTTCAGACTGGTTTTTTTGCCCCGGAAAAGTCAACCCCTCAGATACCTTGTCGAGGGGAGCAAAAGTTTCTAAACTGCTAGAAGATCCAACCTGGCTGACAGGACCGCAGAGGCTAAAAAATTCTCCAGAATACTGGCCGAAGTCAGAAAATGATGAAGCAATAAATACAGAAGAATTAGAATACAGAAAGAAATCGAAGGACATCTTTCAGTGTGAATGTCTTGTTGAAGAAAAGGAAAATCCAATCAACATTACTAAATTTAGTAATATGGAGAAGTTGGTAAAGATTACAGCTTGGGTGAAGAAGTCGATCATGAAATTTAGAAAGATTTCTAATATAGAAAACACATTGACCGCTGAAGAATTAATAGAAACTGAGAATCATCTGATAAGATTAGAACAGAAGatcttttttaaagaagattaCGAATCCTTGAAGAATGGAGATCCGATTCAAAAAGACTCtgatttgtttaactttttgcCATTCatggatgaaaatgaaattatcagACTAGGAGGAAGATTAGAATTTGCTGAATTATCTACAGAAGAAAGACATCCTATTATTCTTCCAAAACGGTCCTGGCTGACATTTTTAATCACAAGAAGAGAACATGAGAAAATGATGCACGGTGGAACAGCTTGCACTTTAGCTCGAATTCGGCAACGTTTCTGGATTCCAAAGGGACGGCAATTAGTCAAGAGTGTAATCAAAAAGTGTCTAATCTGCCAAAAATATCTTTCGAAGGCTGCTAATCAAATTACAGCTCCGTTGCCGTTTGACAGAAGTAACGCCTCGCCTCCATTCTCAGTTTGCGGATTAGATTTTGCGGGACcgatttatgtgaaaatttttaaagaagttcGAAAATCCTATATAGTTTTGTTTACCTGTGCGATTACTAGATCAATTCACCTTGAACTCGTTAGCGATATGACTACAGATTCCTTCTTATTGGCACTTCGAAGATTTTTAGCTAGAAGAGGAAACTGTAAGGTAATATATTCGGATAACGCGAAAACCTTTAAAAGGGCgagaaaagaaatagaagatttatcaaaaattatttctgacaaATTACTTTCGCAATTTCTAACTAAAGAAAGAATAGTTtggaaaaatataattgaaaggGCGGCTTGGTGGGGAGGTTTTTACGAGCGACTTGTGAAATCCGTAAAAGATTGCCTGCGGAAAATTGTAGGGAAAgctttattaaattttgaagaaatgtctACATTGCTTACAGAAATAGAAACCGTCCTCAACTTGCGACCGCTAACTTACGTCTATAATGATAATAGTGAACCTTTGCCTTTGACACCAATGCACTTCCTAAATTTTGGACGAGAACCTCAATATCCTATCAATTTCGCAGGAATAGTAGAAAATGAATCGAAAAGATCTTCACTTTTGAAACGGAAAAAATATCAATCTCTTCTTCTCCGGCAATTATGGATAAAATGGAAGCAGCAATATTTACTTGACCTCAGAACTGTTCACTCTTTGAATAATCCAAACAAACAACCGGCACTTAAGATAGGAGATGTAGTGCTCATCGAAGAGGATTCCAAAAACAAGCTGCTATGGAAACTCGGAAAAATTGAAAGAGCGTTTCTCGGACGGGATAATAACGTACGCTCATACGAAGTTAAAACTGCTTCTGGACTTTTGCGGAGAACGATACAACACTTGTATCCCTTGGAactttga